A region of Curvibacter sp. AEP1-3 DNA encodes the following proteins:
- a CDS encoding tape measure protein yields MFEGIGIQLTADTADFVSGMRNAGRELDTFGGRVKDSETNSGALATTLRSAFIGGGVVAGIAIAANTVRQFTDSMVQAQISVDKLRNGLTFAVGAGNVAAELEFVKASARNLGLEFNTTAEQYMKLAAAARGTSLEGQKTRDIFSAIAQASTVMGLSAQEAEGALTAVAQMISKGKVQAEELRGQLGERLPGAFQIAARAMGMTTTELDKMLESGQLLASDFLPKFAAQLTNEVAPSVDEASRSMQASVNRLSTAWTDFKQTVAEAGVSSAIRSAIGGIATDFEAVSDAMKNAKKEGAGFFVQTLAGVTTAIGRGGFGMLSEAFNVTNSALNTLSGGLLKLRTNLNLVPEAFDTNAQKAAALDGKLTEATTKLQNMRLEFDKRPSDIYLQSEIYQTQLYVQELQRAKTALGEITGGGAGRGRVNPETVAASLEAKAQREASYKAALTTYATDSEKLAAEIAKQKAALGDLYTPELEARIRKHFIKPVKDASDDYGRLGATIARELDLANEQLLAGSRLTESDKFRIKTLSQIDESLRKGNITKAQALTLEEQMTAAQQKREEVEKAAAQRRANIAQYQDQIAFQSELDAAYVADSKAREQARLTVDAYEKSIRDSNNMLALEASLMGQSATVREATLEQYRIELELKKQIDAIDRSAGLDEAQREELRARARVAAASASAQATTKARLEVTKKDAEQIQQTLTDAIMRGFENGKGFVENFRDTVENMFKTLVLRPIVSAIVTPVAGLITGGLPGTAAAGQGGALGTVNTAVQAKSLYDTVSGAFTTLGESISTSAATMGKWLIENTSDALQQAGNSLYSYSGTIGTAGAYAGGAFAGYGLGTAISNGRSAAGDGNGDALVVAGTALGAIFGGPVGAAIGGAIGGAINAAFGQGAKTVDATGIQGTFSGSMFSGQSYQQWSRSAGWFNSGDSGTDYRALDSSYASKLGQVYGALTSSTAQLADSLGQPTSQILGYVKSIRIDSSQLTESGLQAVFEGIADELARTVVTSGYIKEGERASVALSRLSTSLATVNGAFNTLNKAALTAGLSTADAASQLLDMFGGADAFNTATLSYYQNYYTEAERNAKTTENLVKSFASLGVAMPDSTATFRALVDAQDITTASGRTTYTALMGLQEAFAAVTKAAEDSAKSLIKTANYATYADYAAAMAAAGGTAAARFDGGDLSGGSLLALSPALMTATASSSTPAAAQVDAATAAEVQALREENRAQSLALARIMERFAQIIETWDAIGMPAVQPE; encoded by the coding sequence ATGTTTGAAGGTATTGGCATCCAGCTCACGGCAGACACTGCTGATTTTGTCAGCGGTATGCGCAACGCAGGCCGCGAGCTGGACACCTTTGGCGGCCGTGTCAAAGACAGCGAGACCAATTCAGGTGCTCTGGCAACTACCTTGCGCTCGGCCTTCATTGGCGGTGGTGTGGTCGCGGGTATTGCAATCGCTGCCAACACTGTCCGCCAGTTCACTGACTCCATGGTTCAGGCTCAAATCAGCGTGGACAAGTTGCGGAACGGCCTGACATTTGCGGTGGGCGCTGGAAATGTGGCCGCTGAGCTGGAGTTCGTGAAGGCAAGCGCTCGCAACTTAGGACTGGAGTTCAACACTACCGCCGAGCAGTACATGAAGCTGGCCGCAGCCGCCCGTGGCACCAGCTTGGAAGGGCAGAAGACCCGCGACATTTTTTCCGCCATTGCACAAGCTTCCACGGTCATGGGCTTGAGTGCTCAGGAGGCAGAAGGCGCACTCACGGCGGTCGCCCAAATGATCAGCAAGGGCAAGGTGCAAGCCGAAGAGCTGCGCGGCCAATTGGGTGAGCGCTTACCCGGCGCGTTTCAGATCGCCGCCCGCGCCATGGGGATGACCACCACCGAGCTGGACAAGATGCTGGAAAGCGGCCAACTGCTGGCGTCTGATTTCCTCCCCAAGTTTGCAGCCCAGCTCACCAACGAGGTCGCTCCTTCGGTGGATGAGGCTAGCCGCAGCATGCAGGCCAGCGTCAACCGGCTGAGTACCGCATGGACTGATTTCAAGCAAACGGTAGCTGAAGCCGGCGTTTCCTCGGCCATTCGCTCTGCAATTGGTGGGATTGCCACCGATTTCGAGGCTGTATCAGATGCGATGAAAAATGCCAAGAAGGAGGGCGCTGGCTTCTTTGTGCAGACTTTGGCCGGTGTGACCACAGCTATCGGCCGTGGTGGTTTCGGCATGTTGTCTGAGGCCTTCAACGTCACAAACTCAGCTTTGAATACGCTGAGCGGTGGCCTTCTCAAACTGCGTACAAACCTAAATCTGGTGCCTGAGGCGTTCGATACCAATGCCCAAAAGGCAGCGGCGCTGGATGGCAAGCTGACCGAGGCGACAACCAAATTGCAGAACATGCGTCTGGAGTTTGACAAGCGCCCTAGCGACATTTACTTGCAGAGCGAGATTTATCAAACCCAGCTCTATGTGCAAGAGCTGCAGCGAGCCAAGACAGCGCTTGGAGAAATCACGGGCGGTGGTGCTGGCCGTGGTCGGGTCAACCCCGAGACCGTAGCCGCCTCGCTGGAGGCCAAAGCCCAGCGCGAAGCCTCTTACAAAGCCGCGCTCACCACTTACGCCACCGACAGCGAAAAGCTTGCTGCCGAGATCGCCAAGCAAAAAGCCGCCCTGGGTGATCTGTACACCCCCGAGCTGGAAGCCCGGATCCGCAAGCACTTCATCAAGCCGGTCAAAGACGCCAGCGACGACTATGGCCGTCTGGGCGCCACCATTGCCCGTGAGCTGGATCTGGCCAACGAGCAACTGCTGGCAGGCAGCCGCCTGACAGAGTCCGACAAATTCCGCATCAAGACCCTGTCTCAGATTGATGAATCCCTGCGCAAAGGCAATATCACCAAGGCGCAGGCGCTCACGCTGGAAGAGCAGATGACCGCGGCACAGCAAAAGCGTGAAGAGGTTGAAAAAGCCGCTGCTCAACGTCGTGCCAACATCGCCCAGTACCAAGACCAGATCGCCTTCCAGTCTGAGCTCGATGCCGCCTACGTGGCCGACAGCAAGGCCCGCGAGCAGGCCCGCCTCACGGTCGACGCCTACGAAAAGTCCATCCGCGACAGCAACAACATGCTGGCGCTGGAAGCCTCCCTCATGGGCCAAAGCGCCACTGTGCGTGAAGCCACACTGGAGCAGTACCGCATTGAGCTGGAGCTCAAAAAGCAAATCGACGCCATCGACCGCAGCGCCGGCCTCGATGAGGCTCAGCGCGAAGAGCTGCGTGCCCGCGCCCGTGTTGCTGCTGCATCTGCCAGCGCGCAAGCAACCACCAAAGCGCGCCTGGAAGTCACCAAGAAAGACGCCGAGCAGATCCAGCAAACCCTCACCGACGCCATCATGCGTGGGTTTGAGAACGGCAAAGGCTTCGTGGAAAACTTCCGCGACACAGTCGAGAACATGTTCAAGACCTTGGTCCTGCGCCCCATCGTCAGCGCCATCGTCACACCAGTGGCCGGCCTGATCACTGGTGGACTACCTGGCACTGCAGCAGCAGGGCAGGGTGGTGCGCTCGGTACCGTCAATACAGCAGTGCAGGCCAAAAGCCTCTACGACACCGTGAGCGGCGCTTTCACCACTTTGGGCGAAAGCATCAGCACCAGCGCGGCCACCATGGGCAAGTGGCTCATTGAAAACACCAGCGACGCGTTGCAGCAGGCTGGAAACAGCCTGTACTCCTACAGCGGCACCATCGGTACTGCTGGGGCCTACGCCGGCGGTGCATTTGCGGGTTACGGGCTGGGCACTGCCATCAGCAACGGCCGATCAGCAGCCGGCGACGGAAATGGTGATGCCCTTGTGGTGGCTGGCACCGCCTTGGGCGCTATTTTTGGTGGGCCTGTGGGTGCTGCTATCGGTGGCGCCATTGGTGGGGCGATCAATGCCGCATTTGGTCAAGGTGCCAAAACCGTAGATGCCACGGGTATTCAAGGGACATTCAGCGGCAGCATGTTTTCCGGCCAGAGCTATCAGCAATGGAGCCGAAGCGCCGGTTGGTTCAACAGTGGAGACAGTGGTACAGACTACCGCGCGCTCGATTCCAGCTACGCCAGCAAACTGGGTCAAGTGTATGGCGCGCTCACCAGCTCCACCGCTCAGCTAGCGGACTCCCTAGGCCAGCCGACTTCCCAGATTCTCGGCTACGTCAAGTCCATTCGCATCGATTCTTCGCAGCTCACTGAATCCGGCCTGCAGGCCGTGTTTGAGGGCATCGCCGACGAGCTGGCCCGCACGGTTGTCACTTCGGGCTACATCAAGGAAGGTGAGCGCGCATCGGTAGCCCTGTCCCGGCTGTCCACCAGTCTGGCGACCGTGAACGGTGCATTCAACACCCTGAACAAAGCAGCACTGACTGCAGGCCTGTCCACTGCCGATGCCGCCAGCCAGTTGCTGGATATGTTTGGGGGTGCGGATGCCTTCAACACAGCCACCCTGAGCTACTACCAGAACTACTACACCGAAGCCGAGCGCAACGCCAAGACCACCGAGAACCTGGTCAAGTCTTTTGCCAGTCTGGGTGTGGCTATGCCTGACAGCACAGCTACCTTCCGGGCGTTGGTTGACGCGCAGGATATTACGACCGCAAGCGGCCGCACTACCTACACCGCCCTCATGGGTCTGCAGGAAGCCTTTGCTGCAGTGACTAAGGCAGCAGAAGACAGCGCCAAGAGCCTAATCAAAACCGCCAACTACGCAACTTATGCCGATTACGCCGCAGCCATGGCGGCTGCCGGCGGCACCGCTGCCGCGCGCTTTGACGGTGGCGACCTGTCCGGCGGTTCCCTGCTGGCCCTGTCGCCCGCCTTGATGACTGCCACTGCAAGCAGCTCGACGCCTGCAGCCGCACAGGTGGACGCAGCTACCGCTGCCGAAGTGCAGGCCCTGCGCGAAGAAAACCGCGCTCAGTCCCTCGCGCTCGCCCGCATCATGGAGCGCTTTGCCCAAATCATTGAAACCTGGGATGCCATCGGCATGCCCGCGGTCCAACCGGAATAA
- a CDS encoding phage tail tube protein — MSYFFPEGAKFQFSTTFAAAKTVTAASNANPTVLSSVAHGFVDGEEFLFLSGWEDASNSIFQADQLTADTLSALGLDTTNTQFYSAGTGTGTIQKVSNWTDIPQVLSISNSGGDPRYTDVQPLSARNGIKIPTGFNASTITLSLGHDPQNATYKAMLNIARTQQKVALRIVGGGATVYGYGYMSVSEVPQMQSGQVNQVQCAISLLGRVISY; from the coding sequence ATGAGCTACTTTTTCCCCGAAGGCGCGAAGTTCCAGTTTTCCACGACTTTCGCAGCCGCCAAAACCGTCACCGCTGCATCCAACGCCAACCCCACAGTGCTCTCCAGTGTCGCCCACGGCTTTGTGGATGGCGAAGAGTTCCTGTTCCTCTCTGGCTGGGAAGATGCTTCCAACTCCATCTTTCAAGCTGACCAGCTGACTGCTGACACCTTGTCTGCTCTGGGCTTGGACACTACCAACACCCAGTTCTACAGCGCAGGCACCGGCACCGGCACGATCCAAAAGGTCAGCAACTGGACTGACATTCCGCAAGTGCTGTCCATCAGCAACTCTGGCGGCGATCCACGCTACACCGACGTGCAGCCCCTGAGCGCCCGCAATGGCATCAAGATCCCCACCGGCTTCAACGCCAGCACGATCACTTTAAGCCTGGGCCACGACCCGCAAAACGCCACCTACAAGGCCATGCTCAACATCGCCCGCACCCAGCAAAAGGTGGCGCTGCGCATCGTTGGCGGTGGTGCCACGGTCTACGGCTACGGCTACATGTCCGTGTCCGAAGTGCCACAGATGCAGTCCGGCCAAGTCAACCAAGTGCAGTGCGCGATCAGCTTGCTGGGTCGCGTCATCAGCTACTAA
- a CDS encoding DUF1799 domain-containing protein, producing the protein MLAARANEPKPRAFLWPCNVDTWRHWCELQTQWRVGVNGAVGMDYAGVSAYLTEQGITGEDRQRIWAGIRACERGTLEGRQAAQNQPK; encoded by the coding sequence GTGCTTGCTGCCCGTGCCAATGAACCCAAGCCCAGAGCATTCCTCTGGCCTTGCAATGTGGACACCTGGCGCCACTGGTGCGAGCTGCAAACGCAGTGGCGTGTCGGCGTCAATGGTGCAGTGGGCATGGACTACGCCGGCGTGTCTGCCTACCTCACTGAGCAAGGCATCACAGGCGAAGACCGGCAGCGCATCTGGGCGGGCATCCGGGCTTGCGAGCGCGGCACGCTGGAAGGCCGGCAAGCCGCACAAAACCAACCTAAATAA